From the genome of Marixanthomonas ophiurae, one region includes:
- the guaB gene encoding IMP dehydrogenase, which produces MTAHDNKILGEGLTYDDVLLVPAYSEVLPREVSIETKFSRNITLNVPIVSAAMDTVTESAMAIAIAREGGIGVLHKNMTIEQQAAEVRKVKRAESGMILDPVTLKKTATVADAQATMKEYSIGGIPIIDDEGKLIGIVTNRDLRFEKNYERKLEEVMTFKNLVTVAKGTSLKEAEIILQKNKIEKLPVVEDDGTLLGLITFRDITKLTQKPTANKDQYGRLRVAAALGVTADAVERAEALVNAQVDAVIIDTAHGHTKGVVTVLKEVKKNFPELDVVVGNIATPEAAKYLADAGADAVKVGIGPGSICTTRVVAGVGFPQFSAVLEVSAALKGTGVPVIADGGIRYTGDIPKALAAGADCVMLGSLLAGTKESPGETIIYEGRKFKSYRGMGSVEAMKKGSKDRYFQDVEDDIKKLVPEGIVGRVPYKGELLESMTQFIGGLRAGMGYCGANSIEALKENGTFVKITSSGIHESHPHDVTITKEAPNYSR; this is translated from the coding sequence ATGACCGCACACGACAACAAAATTCTTGGAGAAGGCCTTACGTATGACGACGTACTTTTAGTACCCGCATATTCTGAAGTGCTTCCTAGAGAAGTTTCCATCGAAACAAAATTTTCTCGAAATATTACTTTAAACGTTCCTATTGTTTCCGCAGCAATGGATACCGTTACCGAAAGTGCTATGGCAATTGCTATTGCACGCGAAGGTGGAATAGGCGTTTTGCATAAAAATATGACTATCGAGCAACAAGCTGCCGAAGTACGTAAAGTAAAACGTGCCGAAAGCGGGATGATACTCGATCCAGTTACGTTGAAAAAAACAGCTACTGTAGCCGATGCACAAGCTACAATGAAAGAATACAGCATTGGTGGTATCCCTATTATTGATGATGAAGGGAAACTAATTGGAATCGTAACCAATCGCGATCTTCGTTTTGAAAAAAATTACGAACGTAAGTTGGAGGAAGTAATGACTTTTAAAAACTTAGTGACCGTAGCAAAAGGAACTTCTTTAAAAGAGGCTGAGATTATTCTTCAGAAAAACAAAATTGAGAAACTACCGGTTGTTGAAGATGATGGAACCTTATTAGGGTTGATTACGTTTAGGGATATTACCAAACTAACCCAAAAGCCAACAGCCAATAAAGATCAATATGGCCGCCTTCGTGTAGCAGCTGCTCTAGGTGTTACTGCAGATGCCGTTGAACGTGCTGAAGCATTGGTAAACGCTCAAGTTGATGCTGTGATTATCGATACCGCTCACGGTCATACAAAAGGAGTAGTTACTGTTTTAAAAGAAGTAAAAAAGAATTTTCCAGAATTAGATGTGGTTGTAGGTAATATTGCAACTCCAGAAGCCGCTAAATATTTAGCAGATGCTGGTGCTGATGCAGTAAAAGTAGGAATTGGTCCAGGATCAATATGTACAACTCGGGTCGTCGCTGGAGTTGGCTTTCCACAATTTTCTGCGGTATTAGAAGTTTCGGCAGCACTTAAAGGAACGGGTGTTCCTGTAATTGCCGATGGTGGTATTCGGTATACTGGTGATATTCCAAAAGCGTTAGCTGCAGGAGCAGACTGTGTGATGTTAGGCTCTTTATTGGCAGGAACAAAAGAATCTCCAGGGGAAACAATTATTTACGAAGGACGAAAGTTTAAATCGTATCGCGGAATGGGTAGCGTAGAAGCTATGAAAAAAGGTTCTAAAGATCGCTATTTTCAGGATGTGGAAGACGATATTAAAAAATTGGTGCCAGAAGGTATTGTTGGTCGTGTGCCTTACAAAGGTGAATTGCTTGAAAGCATGACGCAGTTTATAGGAGGCTTACGTGCCGGAATGGGCTATTGTGGTGCTAACTCCATTGAAGCGTTAAAAGAAAATGGAACGTTTGTTAAAATCACTTCTTCCGGTATTCATGAAAGTCATCCTCACGATGTTACTATAACTAAAGAAGCACCAAATTACTCAAGGTAA
- a CDS encoding OmpH family outer membrane protein, whose translation MKYLNIIFLFICITGFSQTKVGTINVDYIVSLMPELETVQKEVEAYSKTLDTDLQKKVTDYKAKIEAYKAGEASFTDAQKQTKQQELVDTENDIAKFQQNGNKLIGIKRDDKMRPVYTKIGQALDKVAKAGSYTQVLTADASVVYFDDKYDLTLDVLKELGVTIPETGE comes from the coding sequence ATGAAATATTTAAACATTATTTTTCTTTTTATCTGTATTACAGGTTTTTCACAAACAAAAGTTGGAACCATTAATGTAGATTATATTGTTTCACTAATGCCTGAATTAGAAACTGTTCAAAAAGAAGTAGAAGCATATAGCAAAACACTGGACACCGATCTTCAAAAGAAAGTTACAGACTATAAAGCTAAAATTGAAGCTTATAAAGCAGGGGAAGCTTCTTTTACTGATGCACAAAAACAAACTAAGCAACAAGAATTAGTAGATACAGAAAACGATATTGCTAAGTTTCAACAAAACGGTAATAAACTTATTGGTATCAAGCGCGATGATAAAATGCGCCCGGTTTATACCAAAATAGGACAAGCTTTAGATAAAGTTGCTAAAGCAGGTAGTTATACTCAAGTACTAACTGCAGATGCATCGGTTGTGTACTTTGACGACAAATATGACCTTACACTTGATGTGCTTAAGGAATTAGGCGTTACTATCCCTGAAACTGGAGAGTAA
- a CDS encoding SRPBCC family protein, protein MNYTVEVIINLPREKVIEKMDNPQNLKHWQKGLIHYETLEGTPGQEGAKMKLEYKMGKRDMALIETILNRNFPHEFHATYDAKGVHNIQKNYFEEIDKNHTKWISESEFHFSGFGMKLMAWLMPRVFKKQSKKYMQDFKNFAEKDISVATKN, encoded by the coding sequence ATGAACTATACTGTTGAAGTTATAATTAATCTTCCCCGTGAAAAGGTTATCGAGAAAATGGATAATCCCCAAAACCTAAAACATTGGCAAAAAGGACTTATACATTATGAAACACTTGAAGGAACACCTGGCCAAGAAGGAGCTAAAATGAAATTAGAATACAAAATGGGAAAACGAGATATGGCATTAATCGAAACCATTTTAAACCGAAATTTTCCACATGAATTTCACGCTACTTATGATGCTAAGGGCGTGCATAATATTCAAAAAAATTATTTTGAAGAAATAGATAAGAACCATACTAAATGGATCTCGGAAAGTGAGTTTCATTTTTCAGGCTTCGGAATGAAGCTAATGGCTTGGCTTATGCCGAGAGTTTTTAAAAAACAATCTAAAAAATACATGCAAGACTTTAAAAATTTTGCAGAAAAAGATATTTCAGTAGCTACAAAAAATTAA
- a CDS encoding peptidylprolyl isomerase produces the protein MNKYSIVLLLMVMVSAIALGQDKKEVLLTIDGSPVYVSEFKRVYNKNLDLVQDESQKSVDGYLDLFIDYKLKATEAYAQKLDETRSYRKEFRKYQEQLSRNYIFENKVTEDLAREAYERGKDMISADHILILVGYDAVPQDTLKAYNKIKNIRVKAVNGEDFSTLAKQYSEEPGAKETAGKLGYFSVFSMVYPFETGAYNTKEGGISNIIRTQYGYHIIKVVDRREREPKRGVSHIMISDNAGARTFDPEERINEVYAMLQQGKSFEDLAKQYSDDKNSAVKGGELTPFAKGDLKSKAFEEEAYKLKNLGEVSKPIKSEFGWHIIRLDTIQDKPTFEEEKEYLEKRVKEGSRSKIVSHAVNNKIKEKYRFSQKNDYSKFFNEFVTDDVMNRKWKYDTLSTSQDKVLFSIGERDVMYSDFAEYISERQRRMQLSKTKYKIIHDMYDEFETQALKDYFRYKLEDENEQYATVISEYRDGLLIFDLMERNVWNKAKSDSVGLQKFYNDHKKDYKWDKRYEAEIISATNEKTAQEASKLFKKGKTGEEIKAQLNKDNTVNVILTTGIFEKEERELPKGFKGKKGVSDIYNQNDSYIVINVNAVLPAGTKPLDKAKGSVLSDYQNYLEKKWIESLHKKYNVIVNKKALNKVKEALQG, from the coding sequence ATGAATAAATATTCCATAGTGTTGCTTTTGATGGTAATGGTTTCAGCCATTGCTTTAGGTCAAGACAAAAAGGAGGTTTTGTTGACCATTGACGGATCTCCAGTTTATGTTTCAGAATTTAAGCGGGTTTATAACAAAAATTTAGACTTGGTGCAGGATGAATCGCAAAAAAGCGTAGATGGATATTTAGACCTTTTTATTGATTATAAGTTGAAAGCGACCGAAGCTTATGCTCAAAAATTGGACGAAACACGTTCGTATAGAAAGGAATTCAGGAAATATCAAGAACAGCTTTCTAGGAACTATATTTTTGAAAACAAAGTGACTGAAGATCTAGCTCGCGAAGCTTATGAGCGCGGTAAAGATATGATTAGTGCCGACCATATTTTAATATTAGTTGGGTATGATGCTGTGCCGCAAGACACCTTGAAAGCTTACAATAAAATAAAGAATATTCGAGTAAAAGCAGTTAATGGCGAGGATTTTTCGACATTAGCAAAACAATATTCAGAGGAGCCAGGCGCTAAAGAAACTGCTGGTAAGTTGGGTTATTTTTCAGTATTTTCTATGGTTTATCCTTTTGAAACTGGAGCATATAATACTAAAGAAGGGGGCATTTCTAATATTATTCGTACGCAGTATGGCTACCATATTATCAAAGTGGTAGATCGTCGTGAGCGCGAACCAAAAAGAGGTGTTTCACACATTATGATTTCGGATAATGCTGGAGCTCGAACTTTCGATCCTGAAGAGCGCATTAACGAAGTTTATGCTATGCTACAACAAGGAAAATCTTTTGAAGATTTGGCGAAGCAATACTCAGACGATAAAAACTCTGCTGTAAAAGGAGGAGAACTAACTCCATTTGCAAAAGGGGATTTAAAATCTAAAGCTTTTGAAGAAGAGGCATATAAGCTAAAGAATCTAGGCGAGGTTTCAAAACCTATAAAAAGTGAATTTGGCTGGCATATAATTCGGTTAGACACAATACAAGACAAGCCAACCTTTGAGGAAGAAAAAGAATATCTTGAAAAACGCGTTAAAGAGGGGAGCCGCTCAAAAATAGTGAGCCATGCAGTTAATAATAAGATTAAAGAAAAATACCGATTTTCACAAAAAAACGATTACAGCAAATTTTTTAATGAATTTGTAACTGATGATGTGATGAATAGAAAGTGGAAATACGATACCTTAAGTACATCGCAGGATAAAGTACTTTTTAGTATTGGGGAAAGGGACGTAATGTACAGCGATTTTGCCGAATACATAAGTGAACGCCAACGTAGAATGCAGCTTTCAAAAACCAAGTATAAGATTATTCACGACATGTATGATGAATTTGAAACACAAGCTTTAAAAGATTACTTCCGTTATAAATTGGAAGATGAGAACGAGCAATATGCAACGGTAATAAGTGAATATCGGGATGGTTTATTAATTTTCGATCTCATGGAAAGAAATGTATGGAACAAAGCCAAAAGTGACTCTGTAGGACTTCAGAAATTTTATAATGATCATAAAAAAGATTATAAATGGGACAAAAGGTATGAGGCGGAAATCATTTCAGCAACCAATGAAAAAACAGCCCAAGAAGCTTCTAAGCTTTTCAAAAAAGGAAAAACAGGCGAAGAAATAAAAGCCCAATTAAATAAAGACAATACAGTAAATGTTATTCTTACCACTGGTATTTTTGAAAAAGAGGAACGCGAGTTGCCAAAAGGCTTTAAAGGAAAAAAGGGAGTATCAGATATATACAACCAGAACGATTCATATATTGTAATTAATGTAAATGCTGTTCTTCCTGCAGGCACTAAACCTTTAGATAAGGCGAAAGGAAGTGTTTTAAGCGATTACCAAAACTATCTTGAAAAAAAATGGATAGAGAGTCTTCACAAAAAGTATAATGTAATCGTCAACAAAAAGGCACTAAATAAAGTTAAAGAAGCGTTACAGGGTTAA
- a CDS encoding peptidyl-prolyl cis-trans isomerase: MKKAGILVLLLLIAVSCDYFKKDTEQIPIARVNDSYLYQEDIESILPKNATPQDSSVLVNNFINRWATQQLLIDQAKINLSQENLDNYQELVNDYKNELYAEAYKNTIVAQQLDSTITENELTNFYTQNKDNFILNDELIKVRYIVLSKDFTNSNSVVEKFRRFTAEDKKDLEDRSIQFTNYNFNDSTWVKKDALLQTFPALKDKESELLKKSNFTQVQDSLGVYLVKIEDVLKTNDVAPLSYVSPTIEQIILNKRKLELIKKLEKDITKDALKNKNFETYEKR; this comes from the coding sequence ATGAAGAAAGCCGGAATACTTGTGTTATTATTGTTAATTGCGGTATCATGCGATTATTTTAAAAAGGATACCGAGCAAATCCCTATTGCCCGTGTTAACGATAGTTACTTATATCAAGAAGATATTGAAAGTATACTACCTAAAAATGCAACACCGCAAGATAGTTCGGTGTTAGTAAACAATTTTATTAATCGTTGGGCAACACAACAGTTGTTAATAGATCAAGCAAAAATAAACTTATCTCAAGAAAATTTAGATAACTACCAAGAGCTAGTCAACGATTATAAAAATGAACTATATGCTGAAGCCTATAAAAATACAATCGTGGCACAACAATTGGACAGTACTATCACTGAAAATGAATTGACAAATTTTTACACCCAAAACAAAGATAATTTTATATTGAATGACGAGCTTATAAAAGTCCGTTACATTGTACTTTCAAAAGATTTTACAAACTCCAATAGTGTTGTTGAAAAATTTAGAAGATTTACAGCCGAGGATAAGAAAGATTTAGAAGATAGAAGCATACAATTTACAAACTATAATTTCAATGATTCTACTTGGGTGAAAAAAGATGCTTTACTGCAAACATTTCCAGCACTTAAAGATAAGGAGTCTGAATTGTTAAAAAAATCAAATTTCACACAAGTACAAGATTCATTAGGGGTATATTTGGTCAAAATTGAAGACGTTCTTAAAACAAACGATGTAGCCCCACTTTCTTATGTTTCTCCAACGATAGAACAAATAATACTGAACAAAAGAAAGCTAGAATTAATAAAAAAACTAGAAAAAGATATAACAAAAGATGCACTTAAAAATAAAAACTTTGAAACGTATGAAAAGCGTTAA
- a CDS encoding peptidylprolyl isomerase, with protein sequence MKSVNVLTAIFLLLANFAIAQEVVTVDSTGVVKGKAEDSIKVTTKKADSLKPFKRFKAEGVSSVVGEYVILDSDIDKGYLEMQQQGLDIKDITRCELVGKLMEDKLYAHHAKVDSVVVADAQINDQITQQMDYMISELGSEEKVVEYYRKDNMGQLRQELFEVNKTIALAQEMQRKIIEDVEVTPEEVREFFFSIPEEDRPVFGAEVEVAQIVIEPEITEKAKQDVINRLNEIRRDIVENGSSFATKAVLYSKDPGSSSKGGLYKGIKKNSPLAKEFIDTAFSLQEGEVSEPFETEFGFHILMIDKVKGQELDVRHILMVPDVSSATVDKARAKIDSVRTKVVNGELSFADAAMKYSDEKETRFSGGQLVNPVSSDTRFELTKMDPALSAQVYNLKANEISKVYSDRDRSGKTKFKFLTITRRYEEHTADFSKDYEKIKDLALKQKQVKTIEEWQNEKIDETYVKVNEDYEDCEFASNWLKK encoded by the coding sequence ATGAAAAGCGTTAATGTATTGACGGCAATATTCTTGTTATTAGCAAATTTTGCAATAGCACAAGAAGTAGTTACTGTGGACAGTACAGGTGTTGTAAAAGGCAAAGCTGAAGACTCTATAAAGGTAACAACAAAAAAAGCTGATTCCTTAAAGCCTTTTAAACGTTTTAAAGCAGAAGGAGTAAGTTCTGTGGTGGGCGAGTATGTAATTTTAGATAGCGATATAGATAAAGGCTATCTAGAAATGCAACAACAAGGACTTGATATAAAAGACATAACCCGTTGTGAATTGGTAGGTAAGTTAATGGAAGATAAGCTGTATGCTCATCACGCCAAAGTTGATAGTGTAGTAGTTGCAGATGCTCAAATTAACGACCAGATTACTCAGCAAATGGACTATATGATTAGTGAGTTGGGTAGTGAAGAAAAAGTAGTGGAATACTACCGAAAAGATAATATGGGGCAATTACGTCAAGAATTATTTGAAGTGAATAAAACCATTGCCCTAGCTCAAGAAATGCAACGTAAAATTATCGAAGATGTTGAAGTAACACCAGAAGAAGTTCGAGAGTTTTTCTTTTCCATTCCAGAAGAAGATCGGCCTGTTTTTGGTGCCGAAGTAGAAGTTGCACAAATTGTAATAGAGCCTGAAATCACCGAAAAAGCCAAACAAGATGTAATTAACAGGCTTAATGAAATTCGCCGAGATATTGTTGAAAATGGATCAAGCTTTGCAACAAAGGCTGTTTTATATTCAAAAGATCCAGGATCGAGTTCAAAAGGAGGATTATATAAAGGAATTAAAAAGAATTCGCCTCTTGCTAAAGAATTTATTGATACCGCTTTTTCTCTTCAAGAAGGGGAAGTAAGCGAACCTTTTGAAACAGAGTTCGGGTTTCATATTTTAATGATAGATAAAGTTAAAGGTCAGGAATTAGATGTACGCCATATACTAATGGTACCAGATGTCTCAAGTGCAACTGTAGATAAAGCAAGAGCTAAAATTGATAGTGTACGTACCAAAGTGGTAAACGGAGAACTCTCTTTTGCCGATGCCGCTATGAAATATTCTGATGAAAAAGAAACCCGTTTTAGTGGAGGGCAATTGGTAAACCCTGTATCAAGCGACACTCGTTTTGAATTGACTAAAATGGATCCTGCTTTAAGTGCCCAAGTTTACAACCTAAAGGCTAATGAAATTTCAAAAGTATATTCTGATAGAGATCGATCTGGGAAAACCAAGTTTAAATTCCTTACAATAACCCGTCGATACGAAGAACATACCGCAGATTTTTCAAAAGATTACGAAAAAATTAAGGATTTAGCACTAAAGCAAAAACAAGTAAAAACCATTGAAGAATGGCAAAATGAAAAAATTGACGAAACTTACGTTAAGGTGAACGAAGATTATGAAGATTGTGAATTTGCAAGCAACTGGTTGAAGAAGTAG
- a CDS encoding AAA family ATPase, with the protein MSDVAAVKQLVTKYNALRAEISKVIVGQDEVVEQVLLSVFSGGHALLIGVPGLAKTLLVNTVAQTLGLQFKRIQFTPDLMPSDILGSEILDKDRNFKFIKGPIFANIILADEINRTPPKTQAALLEAMQERAVTIAGQHYKLDLPYFVLATQNPIEQEGTYPLPEAQLDRFMFAVNLDYPSFSEEVEVVKSTTAGVQNEVNSLFTAEEIIEYQQLIRKIPVADNVIEYAVTLVGKTRPDSQVAPEIVKNYIDWGAGPRASQNLILAAKANAALHGKFSPDIEDVQKVATGILRHRLIKNYKAEAEGLTIEKIITSLF; encoded by the coding sequence ATGTCAGACGTAGCAGCAGTAAAACAACTCGTAACTAAATACAACGCATTGCGTGCCGAAATAAGTAAGGTAATCGTTGGGCAAGACGAAGTTGTAGAACAAGTATTACTGTCTGTTTTTTCTGGAGGTCATGCACTGTTAATTGGTGTTCCCGGGTTGGCAAAAACATTATTGGTTAACACGGTTGCACAAACTTTAGGGTTACAATTTAAACGTATTCAATTTACGCCAGATTTAATGCCGAGTGATATTTTAGGTTCTGAAATTTTAGATAAAGACCGAAACTTTAAATTTATAAAAGGTCCAATTTTCGCCAACATCATCTTGGCCGATGAGATAAACCGTACGCCGCCCAAAACCCAGGCCGCTTTATTGGAAGCCATGCAGGAACGTGCGGTGACAATTGCAGGACAACACTATAAGTTAGATTTACCTTATTTTGTATTGGCAACCCAAAACCCAATTGAGCAGGAGGGAACCTACCCATTGCCCGAAGCACAGTTAGACCGTTTTATGTTTGCCGTAAATTTAGATTACCCTTCTTTTTCTGAAGAAGTTGAGGTGGTTAAATCCACTACAGCTGGGGTGCAAAATGAAGTTAATTCGTTATTCACTGCGGAAGAGATTATCGAGTATCAACAACTCATCAGAAAAATACCGGTTGCTGATAATGTAATTGAATATGCAGTAACGCTTGTTGGAAAAACACGTCCTGACAGTCAAGTAGCACCTGAAATCGTAAAAAACTACATTGATTGGGGAGCTGGGCCACGAGCTTCACAGAACTTGATTTTAGCTGCAAAAGCCAATGCAGCATTACACGGAAAGTTTTCTCCAGACATTGAAGATGTTCAAAAAGTAGCCACCGGAATTCTACGTCACCGGCTAATTAAAAACTATAAAGCGGAAGCTGAAGGGCTGACCATCGAAAAAATCATTACAAGCCTGTTTTAA
- a CDS encoding aconitate hydratase has product MAFDIDMIKKVYSQMAERVDKAREIVGKPLTLSEKILYSHLWDGKPSEAFERGKDYVEFSPDRIACQDATAQMALLQFMQAGKDKVAVPTTVHCDHLIQAKQGAEKDLISANKSSHEVFDFLESVSNKYGIGFWKPGAGIIHQVVLENYAFPGGMMIGTDSHTVNAGGLGMVAIGVGGADAVDVMAGMPWELKFPKLIGVKLTGELSGWTASKDVILKVAGILTVKGGTGAIVEYFGPGAKNLSCTGKGTICNMGAEIGATTSTFGYDDSMERFLRATEREDIADEANKVREHLTGDDEVYANPEQYFDEVIEIDLSELRPHLNGPFTPDLATPVGELGEKAKKNDWPIKVDWGLIGSCTNSSYEDLTRAASIAQQAIDKKLKPKSDFGINPGSEQIRFTAERDGLLNVFEDLGATVFTNACGPCIGQWDRSDRKGEEKNTIVHSFNRNFSKRADGNPNTHAFVGSPEMVAAIAISGRLDFDPMNDTLVNEDGQEVKLDEPRGIELPPEGFEVEENGYVEPMKDGSGVEIKVAKDSERLQLLTPFEPIQDSEMQGMKLLIKAFGKCTTDHISMAGPWLRYRGHLDNISNNCLIGAINAYNKKTNFVKNQIDGEYGGVPDVQREYKAKGIKTIVVGDHNYGEGSSREHAAMEPRFLGVAAVLVKSFARIHETNLKKQGMLGLTFANEADYDLIQEDDTFNFIDIVDFAPNKPLTIEIVHKDGSKDTIKANHTYNDAQISWYREGSALNLIKKQNA; this is encoded by the coding sequence ATGGCATTTGACATTGACATGATAAAAAAGGTATATTCCCAAATGGCAGAACGCGTGGATAAAGCACGCGAGATTGTCGGGAAACCTTTAACCCTTTCTGAAAAAATACTATATAGCCACCTTTGGGATGGCAAACCTTCTGAAGCCTTTGAGCGTGGAAAAGACTACGTTGAATTTTCACCAGACCGTATTGCGTGTCAAGATGCTACCGCACAAATGGCATTGCTTCAGTTTATGCAAGCAGGGAAAGATAAAGTTGCCGTACCTACAACAGTACACTGTGACCATTTAATACAAGCAAAACAAGGTGCTGAAAAAGATTTGATAAGTGCCAACAAAAGCAGTCACGAGGTTTTTGACTTTTTAGAATCTGTTTCCAATAAATATGGAATTGGTTTCTGGAAACCCGGAGCTGGTATTATTCACCAAGTGGTATTGGAAAATTATGCATTTCCAGGCGGAATGATGATAGGTACCGATTCACATACAGTAAATGCTGGCGGTTTGGGTATGGTTGCGATTGGTGTTGGTGGTGCAGATGCAGTAGATGTGATGGCCGGAATGCCTTGGGAACTTAAATTTCCGAAGTTAATAGGAGTGAAGCTTACAGGCGAATTAAGCGGCTGGACGGCTTCAAAAGATGTGATTCTTAAAGTAGCTGGTATTTTGACCGTAAAAGGTGGGACAGGTGCTATCGTTGAATATTTTGGACCTGGAGCTAAAAACCTTTCTTGTACTGGAAAAGGAACCATTTGTAATATGGGTGCCGAAATTGGTGCAACCACTTCTACATTTGGATATGACGATTCTATGGAACGCTTCCTTAGAGCGACTGAACGTGAAGATATTGCTGATGAAGCAAACAAAGTAAGAGAACACTTAACAGGAGATGACGAAGTTTATGCTAACCCTGAGCAGTATTTTGACGAAGTAATCGAAATTGACCTTTCTGAATTGCGTCCGCATTTAAACGGTCCTTTTACGCCAGATTTAGCGACACCAGTAGGCGAGTTAGGAGAAAAAGCAAAGAAAAACGATTGGCCAATTAAAGTAGATTGGGGATTAATCGGTTCGTGTACCAACTCTTCTTATGAAGATTTAACACGAGCGGCTTCTATTGCACAACAAGCAATCGATAAAAAGCTAAAACCTAAAAGTGATTTTGGTATCAACCCAGGAAGTGAGCAAATACGTTTTACCGCTGAGCGTGACGGACTTTTAAATGTTTTTGAAGATTTAGGAGCTACCGTATTTACCAATGCCTGTGGGCCTTGTATTGGTCAATGGGACCGTAGTGATCGCAAAGGCGAAGAAAAAAACACCATTGTACACTCATTTAACCGAAACTTCTCAAAACGTGCCGATGGAAACCCAAATACACACGCTTTTGTAGGTTCTCCAGAAATGGTAGCTGCCATAGCAATTTCAGGTCGTTTGGATTTTGACCCAATGAACGATACCTTGGTAAACGAAGATGGACAAGAAGTTAAACTAGATGAACCAAGAGGGATTGAATTACCACCAGAAGGTTTTGAAGTAGAAGAGAACGGTTATGTTGAGCCAATGAAAGATGGAAGTGGCGTAGAAATTAAAGTAGCTAAAGATAGTGAGCGTCTTCAATTGTTAACACCATTCGAGCCTATTCAAGATTCTGAAATGCAAGGGATGAAGTTGTTGATCAAGGCATTCGGAAAATGTACCACCGACCATATTTCAATGGCTGGTCCTTGGTTGCGTTACAGAGGTCACTTAGATAATATCTCTAACAACTGTTTAATTGGTGCCATAAACGCCTATAACAAAAAGACAAACTTTGTTAAAAACCAAATAGATGGTGAATATGGCGGCGTACCAGATGTACAACGTGAATATAAAGCCAAAGGAATTAAAACCATTGTAGTGGGAGACCATAATTACGGCGAAGGTTCTTCTCGTGAGCACGCAGCTATGGAGCCACGCTTTTTAGGCGTTGCAGCTGTATTGGTAAAATCGTTTGCACGTATCCACGAAACAAACTTGAAGAAACAAGGGATGTTAGGATTAACATTTGCTAATGAAGCAGATTACGATCTAATTCAAGAAGATGATACGTTTAACTTTATAGATATAGTAGACTTTGCTCCAAATAAACCACTTACTATAGAAATAGTACATAAAGACGGAAGCAAAGACACCATAAAAGCGAATCATACGTATAATGATGCGCAAATAAGCTGGTACCGTGAAGGTTCTGCTCTTAATTTGATTAAAAAGCAAAACGCTTAA
- a CDS encoding TlpA family protein disulfide reductase — translation MKQFLKKNKGNILFLAVLALLIIPQTRTPIQVFVQRLISFSPSETDVEERKQLTDYNWNLTSLENNGVDFSESKGRVILINFWATWCPPCIAEMPSLQNLYDEYGERVDFYLVTSEEPEIVQRFMDKKGYTFPIYIQHTKAPKVLFSQSLPTTYLISKKGEIVIKETGAADWDSEKTKGIIDGLLDN, via the coding sequence ATGAAGCAATTTTTAAAAAAGAATAAAGGGAATATTTTGTTCCTAGCCGTACTGGCCTTGTTGATAATTCCTCAAACAAGAACTCCTATTCAAGTTTTTGTACAACGATTAATTTCATTTAGTCCCTCTGAGACTGATGTTGAAGAGAGAAAACAACTTACAGACTATAATTGGAATTTAACCTCTTTAGAGAATAATGGAGTAGATTTTTCAGAATCGAAAGGACGTGTAATACTTATTAATTTTTGGGCTACGTGGTGTCCGCCTTGTATTGCTGAAATGCCATCGCTTCAAAATCTATATGATGAATATGGGGAACGGGTTGATTTCTACTTGGTCACTTCAGAAGAACCTGAAATTGTACAGCGTTTTATGGATAAGAAAGGCTATACATTTCCCATCTATATTCAACATACAAAAGCGCCTAAAGTCTTGTTTTCGCAGTCTTTGCCTACAACATATCTTATTTCAAAAAAAGGAGAGATAGTTATTAAAGAAACCGGTGCCGCCGATTGGGACAGCGAAAAAACGAAGGGAATTATTGATGGGTTGCTAGACAATTAA